From the genome of Gemmatimonas phototrophica, one region includes:
- the metH gene encoding methionine synthase: MSNTASDVLTNHARAAQLSAALATRILVLDGAMGTMLQRHRLTEADYRGTRFADWHRDLKGNNDLLVLTQPELVAGVHREYLAAGADILETNTFNANAISMADYGMEALSYELNVAGAALARRVCDEFEAQNPARPRWVAGVLGPTNRTASISPEVENPGARNVTFDELVNAYLEATRGLVDGGADILMVETIFDTLNAKAALFAVETYFEQTGARFPVMISGTITDASGRTLSGQTAEAFWASMAHVRPVSIGLNCALGAAQLRGYVQELSRIADCHISAHPNAGLPNAFGGYDESPEMMAEHIAEWARSGLLNIVGGCCGTTPEHIGAIARAVEGVDPRVIPTVDPLLRLSGLEPFTVGPTTNFVNVGERTNVTGSARFAKLILEGNYSEALVVARQQVESGAQIIDVNMDEGLLDAQHAMVTFLNLVASEPDISRVPIMVDSSKWSVIEAGLKCLQGKGIVNSISLKEGEGEFLRQARLVRQYGAAVIVMAFDEQGQADTVARKVEICTRAYHLLTQRVGFPPQDIIFDPNIFAIGTGIEEHADYANAFFEATRQIKATLPYAKISGGVSNVSFSFRGNNPLREAIHAVFLYHAVKAGMDMGIVNAGQLVPYEDIPADLRERVEDLVLNRRPDATERLMDVADQVKGRAKAVEDVAWRRLPVDERLTHALVHGIDAFVVEDTEEARATVNHPIEVIEGPLMRGMNVVGDLFGAGKLFLPQVVKSARVMKKAVAHLIPFIEALKTADTKPVGRVLMATVKGDVHDIGKNIVGVVLQCNGYEVVDMGVMQSCAAILDKAREVNADVIGLSGLITPSLEEMSFVASEMERQGFTIPLLIGGATTSKAHTALKIEPVYSGPVVHVLDASRAVGVTSSLLSDERRGAYVEGVRAEYANIREARAARGGAERLIPIEAARANKAKIDLSVPVPVPTFTGPRTLAPYPLEDLVPYIDWTPFFQTWELAGHYPAILEDPVVGATARSLFADAQELLGRMQREKRIEARAAFGFWPANAVGDDIVLYTDDSRETVAATLHMLRQQLDKKGDGRPNHCLADFVAPRDSGVLDYMGAFAVTTGHGLESLVAEFEAAHDDYGSIMAKALADRLAEAFAERLHQRVRTEFWGYATGEQLDNDSLIKETYQGIRPAPGYPACPDHREKGTLFAVAEVEDRTGMTLTESFSMYPAASVSGWYFWRPESVYFGVGKVLPDQLADYATRAGHTVNDPRFTATLVAT; encoded by the coding sequence ATGTCGAATACCGCCTCTGACGTACTGACCAATCACGCGCGCGCGGCACAGCTTTCCGCCGCCCTCGCCACCCGCATCCTCGTCCTCGACGGCGCCATGGGCACCATGCTCCAGCGCCACCGCCTTACCGAGGCCGACTACCGGGGCACTCGCTTTGCCGATTGGCACCGGGATCTCAAAGGCAACAACGATCTCCTCGTCCTCACGCAACCGGAGCTCGTGGCCGGCGTGCACCGGGAGTACCTGGCGGCCGGGGCCGACATCCTGGAAACCAACACCTTCAATGCCAACGCCATCTCCATGGCCGACTACGGCATGGAGGCGCTCTCCTACGAGCTCAACGTGGCCGGGGCCGCCCTCGCCCGCCGGGTGTGCGACGAGTTTGAGGCCCAGAACCCCGCCCGCCCCCGCTGGGTGGCCGGCGTACTGGGCCCCACCAACCGCACCGCCTCCATCTCCCCCGAAGTGGAGAACCCGGGCGCCCGCAATGTGACCTTTGACGAACTGGTCAACGCCTACCTCGAGGCCACCCGGGGCCTCGTAGACGGTGGCGCCGACATTCTCATGGTAGAAACGATCTTCGATACGCTGAACGCCAAGGCGGCGCTGTTCGCGGTCGAGACGTACTTCGAACAAACGGGCGCCCGGTTCCCGGTCATGATTTCGGGCACCATTACCGACGCCTCCGGCCGCACCCTCTCGGGGCAGACGGCCGAGGCGTTCTGGGCCTCCATGGCCCATGTGCGCCCGGTCTCCATTGGCCTCAACTGCGCCCTCGGCGCGGCCCAGCTGCGCGGCTATGTGCAGGAGCTCAGCCGCATTGCCGACTGCCACATCAGCGCCCATCCCAACGCCGGGCTCCCCAACGCCTTCGGGGGCTACGACGAGTCGCCGGAGATGATGGCCGAGCACATTGCCGAGTGGGCGCGCAGTGGACTGCTGAACATCGTGGGCGGCTGCTGCGGCACCACCCCCGAGCATATTGGCGCCATTGCCCGGGCCGTGGAGGGCGTAGACCCCCGAGTCATTCCCACCGTAGACCCGCTGCTGCGCCTCAGCGGCCTCGAGCCGTTTACCGTAGGCCCCACCACGAACTTCGTGAATGTGGGTGAGCGCACCAACGTGACCGGTTCGGCGCGCTTCGCCAAGCTCATTCTGGAGGGCAACTACAGCGAGGCGCTGGTGGTAGCCCGCCAGCAGGTGGAGAGCGGCGCCCAGATTATTGACGTGAACATGGACGAGGGGCTGCTCGACGCCCAACACGCCATGGTCACCTTTTTGAACCTGGTGGCCAGCGAGCCCGATATCTCGCGCGTGCCCATCATGGTGGACTCCAGCAAGTGGAGCGTCATTGAGGCGGGGCTCAAGTGCCTGCAGGGCAAGGGCATTGTGAACTCCATATCGCTCAAGGAAGGCGAAGGGGAGTTCCTGCGGCAGGCCCGGCTGGTGCGGCAGTATGGGGCGGCGGTGATTGTGATGGCCTTTGACGAGCAGGGGCAGGCCGACACGGTAGCGCGCAAAGTGGAGATCTGTACACGCGCCTACCACCTGCTCACGCAGCGGGTGGGCTTCCCGCCGCAGGACATCATTTTTGACCCCAATATTTTTGCCATTGGCACCGGCATTGAAGAACACGCCGACTATGCCAACGCCTTCTTTGAAGCCACTCGGCAAATAAAGGCCACGCTTCCGTACGCAAAGATCAGCGGTGGTGTAAGCAACGTGAGCTTCTCCTTCCGCGGCAACAACCCGCTGCGCGAAGCCATTCACGCCGTGTTCCTGTACCATGCCGTGAAGGCTGGTATGGATATGGGCATTGTGAACGCCGGCCAGCTGGTCCCGTACGAAGACATTCCTGCCGACCTGCGCGAGCGGGTGGAAGACTTGGTGCTCAACCGCCGCCCCGATGCCACCGAACGGCTCATGGACGTGGCCGACCAGGTAAAGGGGCGCGCCAAGGCGGTAGAAGACGTGGCGTGGCGCCGGCTCCCGGTAGACGAACGGCTCACACACGCACTGGTGCACGGCATTGACGCCTTCGTGGTGGAAGACACCGAAGAGGCGCGGGCCACGGTGAACCACCCCATTGAGGTCATTGAAGGGCCGCTCATGCGTGGCATGAACGTGGTGGGTGACCTCTTTGGCGCCGGCAAGCTGTTCCTGCCGCAGGTGGTGAAGAGTGCGCGCGTCATGAAAAAGGCCGTGGCGCATCTCATTCCGTTCATTGAGGCACTCAAGACCGCCGATACCAAGCCGGTGGGGCGTGTGCTCATGGCCACGGTAAAGGGCGACGTACACGACATTGGCAAGAACATCGTGGGCGTAGTGCTGCAGTGTAACGGCTACGAAGTGGTGGACATGGGCGTCATGCAGTCGTGCGCGGCCATTCTGGATAAGGCCCGTGAGGTGAACGCCGACGTGATTGGCCTGAGCGGCCTCATTACGCCCAGCCTCGAAGAGATGAGCTTTGTGGCCAGTGAAATGGAGCGACAGGGCTTCACCATTCCGCTGCTCATTGGCGGCGCCACCACCAGCAAGGCCCACACCGCCCTCAAGATTGAGCCGGTATACAGCGGCCCAGTGGTGCACGTGCTCGATGCCTCGCGCGCGGTGGGCGTTACCAGCAGTCTGCTATCCGACGAACGCCGGGGCGCGTATGTGGAGGGCGTGCGCGCCGAATACGCCAACATTCGTGAGGCGCGGGCGGCACGTGGGGGGGCGGAGCGTCTCATTCCAATTGAAGCCGCACGCGCCAACAAGGCAAAAATTGACCTCAGTGTGCCGGTGCCGGTGCCCACCTTTACCGGCCCGCGCACGCTGGCGCCGTATCCGCTGGAAGACCTGGTGCCGTACATCGACTGGACGCCGTTCTTCCAGACCTGGGAGCTGGCGGGGCATTACCCCGCCATTTTGGAAGACCCGGTGGTGGGGGCCACTGCGCGCAGCCTTTTTGCCGACGCGCAGGAGCTGCTGGGGCGTATGCAGCGCGAGAAGCGCATAGAGGCCCGGGCCGCCTTTGGCTTCTGGCCGGCCAACGCGGTGGGCGACGACATCGTGTTGTATACCGACGACAGCCGCGAGACTGTTGCAGCAACGCTACACATGCTGCGGCAGCAGCTCGACAAGAAGGGTGACGGTCGTCCGAATCATTGCCTGGCCGACTTTGTCGCCCCGCGTGACAGTGGCGTGCTCGACTATATGGGCGCCTTTGCGGTGACCACCGGCCACGGGTTGGAAAGCCTGGTGGCGGAGTTTGAGGCGGCGCACGACGACTACGGCAGCATTATGGCCAAGGCGCTGGCCGACCGGCTTGCCGAGGCGTTTGCCGAGCGGCTGCACCAACGGGTTCGGACGGAGTTCTGGGGGTATGCCACCGGGGAGCAGTTGGACAACGACAGCCTCATCAAGGAGACGTACCAGGGCATTCGCCCGGCACCGGGGTACCCGGCCTGCCCGGACCACCGGGAGAAGGGCACTCTCTTTGCTGTAGCAGAGGTCGAAGACCGGACCGGGATGACCCTCACCGAGAGTTTTTCCATGTATCCGGCGGCCAGCGTGAGCGGGTGGTACTTCTGGCGCCCCGAAAGTGTCTACTTCGGGGTAGGGAAGGTACTCCCCGACCAGTTGGCCGATTACGCCACCCGGGCCGGTCATACCGTAAACGACCCGCGTTTTACCGCCACGTTGGTGGCTACCTGA
- a CDS encoding exosortase C-terminal domain/associated protein EpsI, with protein MRISVFVPTAALGLGVLLVSGMREQYAVESKAPMNNVSMDIPGYTARDIVVADEERRVAGMSDYMLRSYEMDSSALFTAYVGYYDRQVQGKSIHSPKNCLPGAGWEILNTAPVAAPSGRAGETMNRVMLANKGSRALVYYWYQGRGRIESNEYKVKWDLLRDAASYGRTEEALVRIVVPLSTPKDIAQGDEAVVQRADSVAMSVAARLIPAVDAVMPASPRS; from the coding sequence ATGCGCATCTCGGTGTTTGTGCCAACAGCGGCGCTCGGGCTGGGTGTACTGCTCGTATCGGGCATGCGCGAGCAGTACGCGGTGGAATCCAAGGCGCCCATGAACAACGTGTCCATGGACATTCCCGGCTATACCGCGCGCGATATCGTGGTGGCCGACGAAGAGCGCCGTGTGGCCGGCATGTCCGACTACATGCTGCGCTCGTATGAGATGGATTCGAGTGCGCTCTTTACGGCGTACGTGGGATATTACGACCGTCAGGTGCAGGGCAAGTCCATTCACTCGCCCAAGAACTGCCTGCCGGGCGCCGGCTGGGAGATTCTCAACACGGCGCCGGTAGCGGCGCCCTCCGGTCGCGCCGGGGAAACCATGAACCGTGTCATGCTCGCCAACAAGGGGAGCCGGGCGCTGGTGTATTACTGGTATCAGGGGCGCGGTCGTATTGAATCGAACGAGTACAAGGTCAAGTGGGACTTGCTGCGCGATGCGGCGTCGTACGGACGTACGGAAGAAGCGCTGGTGCGCATTGTGGTACCGCTGAGCACCCCCAAAGACATTGCCCAGGGCGACGAGGCCGTGGTGCAGCGAGCGGATTCGGTGGCCATGTCGGTGGCCGCCCGCCTCATTCCGGCGGTGGATGCCGTAATGCCGGCGTCTCCCCGCAGCTGA
- a CDS encoding bifunctional homocysteine S-methyltransferase/methylenetetrahydrofolate reductase: protein MTTVSEQHIAANSLAEDSPRAALLTRLLDPEQVVMFDGAMGTMLYARGVFINQCYDELVLRSPDLVREVHAAYVKAGAEVVETNTFGANRTKLAQYGLEGQVVAINQRAAQVAREAAGEARLVAGAVGPLGVRLEPYGPTSRDEARGLFREQMQALASGGADCFVLETFADLDELEQAVLAAREVNAAMPVIAQATVGPELRTAFGATPEDVARVLDKWGVDVIGLNCSVGPQTILEAIERMAAVTHKKLSAQPNAGMPRDVGGRTMYMASPEYMASYARHLIQAGAKIIGGCCGTTPEHVKAMVEGVRPLSPRTRVQVGATREAEVSGEPDKSREPVPLAQRSRFGAKLAAGQFVTSVEIVPPRGVDTVKLEHDAAALAKAGVDAINVPDGPRAQSRMGAIATSLIIERHGIEAVTHYACRDRNLLGMLSDLLGASALGLRNLLLVTGDPPKMGPYPDATAVFDIDAIGLTNLVRNLNRGMDPGNNPIGDPTRFVIGVGVNPVAIDPAHELKRFHWKVEAGAEYAITQPVFDPAQLESFLESIHDVRIPVVAGIWPLVSARNAEFLANEVPGVTVPQEILDRMRRANEKSKEHALAEGIAIAREALDRVRGSVQGVQVSAPFGKIEYALEVFG from the coding sequence ATGACTACCGTTTCTGAGCAGCACATTGCCGCGAATTCCCTGGCCGAGGATTCCCCTCGCGCCGCCTTACTCACGCGCCTGCTCGACCCGGAGCAGGTGGTGATGTTTGATGGCGCCATGGGCACCATGCTGTACGCCAGGGGCGTATTCATCAATCAGTGCTACGACGAACTGGTACTGCGCAGTCCGGACCTGGTGCGTGAAGTGCACGCCGCGTACGTGAAGGCGGGTGCCGAGGTGGTGGAGACCAACACCTTTGGCGCCAACCGCACCAAGCTGGCGCAGTACGGGTTAGAGGGGCAGGTGGTGGCCATCAACCAGCGTGCGGCGCAGGTGGCGCGCGAGGCGGCTGGCGAGGCGCGGCTGGTAGCGGGCGCGGTGGGTCCGCTGGGCGTACGGCTAGAACCCTATGGCCCTACCAGCCGTGATGAGGCGCGTGGGCTATTCCGTGAGCAGATGCAGGCGCTGGCCAGCGGCGGTGCCGATTGTTTTGTGCTGGAGACGTTCGCCGACCTCGATGAGCTGGAACAGGCCGTGCTGGCCGCGCGCGAGGTGAACGCCGCCATGCCGGTGATTGCGCAGGCCACCGTAGGGCCGGAACTACGTACGGCCTTTGGCGCCACACCGGAAGACGTGGCGCGGGTGCTGGACAAGTGGGGCGTGGACGTGATCGGGCTGAACTGCTCAGTGGGTCCGCAAACCATTTTGGAGGCCATTGAACGCATGGCCGCGGTGACCCACAAGAAGCTCAGCGCCCAGCCCAACGCCGGTATGCCGCGCGATGTGGGCGGGCGCACCATGTACATGGCCAGCCCGGAGTACATGGCGTCGTACGCGCGCCACCTCATTCAGGCGGGAGCCAAGATCATTGGCGGCTGCTGCGGTACCACCCCTGAGCATGTGAAGGCCATGGTGGAGGGGGTGCGCCCACTGTCACCGCGCACACGCGTGCAGGTGGGGGCAACGCGCGAAGCGGAGGTGAGCGGCGAACCGGACAAGAGCCGCGAGCCGGTACCTCTCGCGCAGCGCTCACGCTTTGGCGCCAAGCTGGCGGCCGGGCAGTTCGTAACCAGCGTGGAGATTGTTCCGCCGCGTGGGGTGGACACTGTAAAGCTGGAGCATGACGCAGCTGCACTGGCCAAAGCGGGCGTGGACGCCATCAACGTGCCCGACGGACCACGGGCGCAGAGCCGTATGGGGGCCATTGCCACCAGTCTCATTATTGAGCGGCATGGCATTGAGGCGGTTACCCACTACGCCTGTCGTGACCGCAACTTGCTGGGGATGCTGAGCGACCTGCTGGGCGCGTCGGCGCTGGGGCTGCGCAACCTGCTGCTGGTAACTGGTGACCCGCCCAAGATGGGGCCGTATCCTGATGCCACGGCGGTCTTTGACATTGACGCCATTGGGCTCACGAACCTGGTGCGGAACCTCAACCGCGGCATGGACCCGGGAAACAACCCCATTGGCGACCCGACGCGCTTTGTAATTGGCGTGGGGGTTAACCCGGTGGCCATTGATCCGGCGCATGAGCTCAAGCGATTCCACTGGAAGGTGGAGGCGGGGGCGGAGTACGCCATTACCCAGCCCGTTTTTGACCCGGCGCAGCTGGAGTCATTCCTGGAAAGCATTCACGATGTGCGTATTCCCGTGGTGGCGGGCATTTGGCCGCTGGTGAGCGCGCGCAACGCGGAGTTCCTTGCCAACGAAGTGCCGGGGGTGACAGTGCCTCAGGAGATTCTGGATCGTATGCGCCGGGCCAACGAGAAGAGCAAGGAGCATGCGCTCGCCGAGGGAATTGCGATTGCCCGTGAGGCGCTGGATCGTGTGCGCGGATCAGTGCAAGGCGTACAGGTGAGCGCGCCGTTCGGGAAGATCGAATACGCACTCGAAGTATTCGGTTAA
- a CDS encoding exosortase/archaeosortase family protein, which translates to MTSPATTAPASSSSPSAPSALDEVLRDLRALVANAKALAPAELAAHVLTAVMFALLFAKPFNLLLDAWWNDPNSGHGLLLAPLSLWFAYKSGSAKNTSPNRALGISMIVAAVLFRYAADLAAELFVMRGSMVMALGGLVVWHAGFKQLLHWWLPFTLVSLSIPIPEVILNTVALPLQFTASKIGASLLEWREIPVMMSGNVIRIPGQELFVAEACSGLRSLTALLSLGVLLGAMFLEKWPTRVLLVLIAIPIAILINGFRVFLTGFLVLFVSPEMGQGFMHTSEGMLMFGAAFFFTSIAAWLLGQGERLVLRRPTATGAL; encoded by the coding sequence GTGACGAGTCCCGCCACGACTGCCCCCGCCTCCAGCAGCTCACCCAGCGCGCCCTCGGCGCTGGACGAGGTGCTGCGGGACCTGCGCGCCTTGGTGGCGAACGCCAAGGCGCTGGCCCCCGCCGAGCTGGCGGCGCATGTGCTTACGGCGGTCATGTTTGCGCTGCTCTTTGCCAAGCCGTTCAACCTGTTGCTGGACGCCTGGTGGAACGACCCCAATTCAGGGCACGGGCTGCTGCTGGCTCCGTTGTCGTTGTGGTTTGCCTACAAGAGTGGCTCGGCCAAGAACACCTCACCCAACAGGGCGTTGGGCATTTCCATGATTGTCGCGGCGGTGCTGTTCCGCTACGCCGCTGATTTGGCGGCCGAGCTGTTCGTGATGCGCGGTAGCATGGTCATGGCGCTGGGTGGCCTGGTGGTGTGGCACGCCGGCTTCAAGCAGCTGTTGCATTGGTGGCTGCCGTTTACGCTGGTGTCGCTCAGCATCCCCATTCCGGAAGTCATTCTGAACACGGTGGCGCTGCCGCTGCAGTTTACGGCCTCCAAGATTGGGGCATCGCTGTTGGAATGGCGGGAGATTCCGGTCATGATGAGCGGCAACGTGATTCGCATTCCCGGCCAGGAGCTGTTCGTGGCTGAAGCGTGCAGTGGGTTGCGGTCACTGACCGCGTTGCTCAGCCTCGGCGTGCTGCTGGGCGCGATGTTTCTGGAGAAGTGGCCTACACGGGTGCTGCTGGTGCTCATCGCCATTCCCATTGCCATTCTGATCAACGGGTTCCGGGTATTCCTCACGGGCTTCCTGGTGCTGTTCGTAAGCCCGGAAATGGGTCAGGGTTTCATGCACACCAGTGAAGGGATGCTGATGTTTGGGGCGGCGTTCTTTTTCACGTCGATTGCCGCATGGTTACTAGGACAGGGTGAACGGCTGGTGCTGCGGCGTCCAACGGCTACAGGAGCTCTCTGA
- a CDS encoding NAD-dependent epimerase/dehydratase family protein — protein MQWHFLISTSTFSSCEILPLSSEVTRNLRVGVVGAGYVASRHLIALRDLPHVSVIGICDPDVARAVAMAGTFNIPNAVSGIDEFVKLKLDVIHILTPPASHCEQTLKALDMGCHVFVEKPMAESVEECDRMIARAQSVGKLLSVNHSMIFDPLFADAIARLKRGDCGEIVSLTYFRGSDYPAYAGGPPTAVHSQGSYPFRDLGVHALYLIEECLGPIDSMNVEHHSSGKDPMLTFDEWRLSARCGKATANVLLSWNMRPIRNEFWVHGTKGALHVDGFLNRCEFHATYPGPAQLQAAINGFRHAIRRVAGIPANVLSVVSGRSKPSAGIYYAVHAFYEALATKAPPPVAHDAARRAVDLVTRYSQSADEAKSALEHARKTAPVTAAEILVTGASGFLGSALLHRLRDSGEHPRVLLRRPASASSPAFGLNAVIGSLGEPDVVDRAIAGVRTVYHVGAAMKGGALEFQAGTVIGTQNVVDACIRHGVERLVYVSSCGIFDHAGRDQKVPVTENSAFEPRPDLRGVYSGAKLEAEKIVLDAARERGLKVVVIRPGQIFGPGTEGTTPNGVIRLGSNLVISGNGGRALPLVYVDDVVDALLSAATADAAVGHAINIIDPAKVDQNQFLAAARPFLGTAKIRRVPEWVLLAVGGMVDVLSKIAKRSLPLSRYRVRALRPLHPVDVSLAQRLLNWTPRVGANEGLARTFGSTRN, from the coding sequence ATGCAGTGGCACTTCCTCATTTCGACGTCAACATTCTCTTCTTGTGAGATTCTTCCTTTGAGTTCCGAAGTTACTCGTAATTTGAGGGTCGGGGTGGTTGGCGCTGGCTATGTCGCCTCCCGTCACCTCATTGCCTTACGCGACTTGCCACACGTTTCAGTCATCGGCATCTGTGATCCAGACGTAGCGCGCGCCGTGGCAATGGCTGGCACATTCAACATTCCGAACGCAGTGAGTGGCATTGATGAGTTCGTGAAGCTGAAGCTGGACGTCATTCATATTCTGACTCCACCGGCAAGTCATTGTGAGCAAACACTCAAAGCGTTGGACATGGGCTGCCATGTTTTTGTGGAGAAGCCCATGGCAGAATCAGTTGAGGAGTGCGACCGCATGATTGCGCGTGCTCAATCTGTTGGCAAGCTTCTGTCGGTGAACCACTCAATGATTTTTGACCCGCTGTTTGCCGACGCTATTGCGCGTCTCAAGCGAGGGGACTGTGGAGAAATTGTCAGCCTTACCTACTTCCGCGGGTCTGATTATCCAGCGTACGCGGGCGGACCTCCAACCGCCGTGCACTCCCAAGGCTCGTATCCCTTCAGGGACCTCGGCGTACATGCCCTGTACCTTATTGAAGAGTGTCTTGGGCCAATTGACAGCATGAATGTTGAGCATCATTCCAGTGGCAAGGATCCCATGCTCACGTTCGATGAGTGGCGTCTTTCCGCTCGGTGCGGGAAGGCTACGGCCAACGTGCTGTTGTCATGGAACATGCGCCCCATTCGAAACGAGTTCTGGGTACACGGTACTAAAGGGGCCCTCCACGTTGACGGATTCCTTAATCGTTGTGAGTTTCACGCGACGTATCCGGGGCCAGCGCAGCTCCAGGCCGCCATCAATGGTTTTCGCCACGCCATTCGCCGTGTAGCCGGCATTCCCGCGAATGTTCTGAGTGTCGTCTCGGGACGGTCCAAACCCTCGGCGGGCATCTACTACGCGGTACACGCCTTCTACGAAGCATTGGCGACCAAGGCGCCGCCGCCAGTCGCGCATGATGCGGCGCGCCGCGCCGTGGATCTGGTAACCCGCTATTCCCAGTCTGCAGACGAAGCAAAGTCCGCTCTTGAGCACGCTCGTAAAACTGCACCTGTTACGGCTGCGGAAATTCTCGTTACCGGTGCGAGCGGCTTCCTGGGGAGTGCCCTCCTTCACCGACTGCGTGATTCTGGGGAACATCCCAGGGTACTGTTGCGGCGGCCGGCGAGTGCATCCTCACCCGCCTTTGGGCTAAACGCGGTTATTGGCAGCTTGGGAGAGCCAGATGTTGTAGACCGCGCCATTGCCGGCGTGCGGACCGTGTATCATGTCGGTGCCGCGATGAAGGGGGGAGCGCTCGAGTTTCAGGCTGGCACCGTTATCGGAACGCAGAACGTGGTGGACGCCTGCATACGCCACGGTGTAGAACGTTTGGTCTATGTCAGTTCGTGCGGAATTTTCGATCACGCGGGACGTGACCAGAAGGTTCCCGTCACGGAAAACTCTGCGTTTGAACCACGCCCGGATCTACGGGGCGTATACAGCGGTGCCAAACTGGAAGCGGAAAAGATCGTGCTTGATGCCGCTAGGGAGCGTGGACTGAAGGTCGTCGTCATTCGACCCGGACAAATTTTCGGCCCTGGCACCGAAGGTACGACACCCAATGGCGTCATCAGACTTGGCAGCAACCTGGTGATTTCCGGAAACGGCGGTCGTGCCCTTCCCCTTGTTTACGTGGATGATGTAGTGGACGCCTTACTGAGCGCAGCAACCGCTGATGCGGCTGTTGGCCACGCCATCAACATCATCGATCCCGCGAAGGTAGATCAGAATCAGTTTCTTGCCGCTGCCCGACCATTTCTCGGAACTGCCAAGATCCGCCGTGTACCGGAGTGGGTCTTGCTGGCTGTGGGAGGTATGGTTGATGTGCTGTCAAAGATCGCCAAACGCTCGCTTCCTCTCTCTCGTTATCGGGTCCGCGCGCTACGTCCACTGCATCCCGTTGACGTCAGCTTGGCGCAGCGCCTCCTGAACTGGACGCCCCGAGTGGGAGCCAATGAGGGTTTGGCACGAACGTTTGGCAGCACTCGCAACTGA
- a CDS encoding glycosyltransferase — MERFVISLAAALSSRGWRTTIYCTQRGGPLLAAAADLNIEAKVLPFETKWDNLAPRRLIREMRADGIQLVHSQNGNWLAAAVAARWLNIPLLHTEHGLEGPREHWKLVLQKRAAAALTGRLVAVSQSLQRQLKDQLGLSLSRIQVIPNGIDTAVYRPDAAARQSLRQELGIGPDTVLIGALARLHPLKGIDVLAEAAALIPAETPVAIVVAGDGDERTRVEAIAARSAVPFKLLGMRSDIARLLQGFDALVLPSRSEALPIALLEGMASRRPIIATSVGEMPHIVQAGAGLVVPPQNPAALAKAIVEMVQQHERRAAFGSTASAIAEERFGITAMVDSYIQAYHDLLNR; from the coding sequence ATGGAGCGGTTCGTCATCTCCCTCGCCGCCGCGCTTTCCTCACGCGGGTGGAGGACCACCATTTACTGCACCCAGCGGGGCGGGCCGCTGCTCGCCGCGGCAGCAGACCTCAATATCGAAGCTAAAGTACTGCCTTTCGAAACCAAGTGGGATAATCTGGCGCCGCGTCGGCTCATTCGGGAAATGCGTGCCGACGGCATACAGCTGGTGCACTCCCAAAACGGCAACTGGCTCGCGGCGGCTGTGGCTGCCAGGTGGCTCAATATCCCTCTGCTTCACACCGAACACGGGTTGGAAGGACCGCGGGAGCACTGGAAGTTGGTGCTCCAGAAGCGGGCTGCTGCCGCTCTCACGGGCCGACTGGTGGCCGTGTCGCAGAGCCTGCAGCGCCAGCTCAAGGATCAGCTTGGGCTTTCGCTCAGTCGTATTCAGGTCATTCCCAACGGCATCGACACCGCCGTTTACAGGCCGGATGCTGCCGCCCGCCAGAGTCTGCGGCAGGAACTGGGGATAGGCCCCGACACCGTGCTCATTGGTGCACTGGCCCGCTTGCATCCGCTCAAGGGCATTGATGTGTTGGCCGAAGCGGCGGCACTCATTCCGGCAGAGACGCCGGTGGCCATTGTCGTGGCCGGTGACGGTGATGAGCGGACCCGAGTGGAGGCCATTGCCGCCCGAAGTGCCGTGCCATTCAAGCTGCTGGGCATGCGCAGTGACATCGCCCGGTTATTGCAGGGGTTCGACGCGCTGGTGCTCCCCTCTCGCTCCGAGGCACTTCCCATTGCCCTGCTGGAAGGCATGGCGAGCCGCCGACCCATTATTGCCACCTCGGTGGGCGAGATGCCACACATTGTACAGGCCGGTGCGGGCCTGGTGGTACCACCACAGAACCCCGCCGCTCTGGCGAAGGCCATTGTTGAAATGGTACAACAACACGAACGCCGTGCTGCGTTTGGCAGCACGGCGTCGGCAATTGCAGAAGAGCGGTTTGGCATTACCGCCATGGTCGATTCCTACATCCAAGCGTACCACGACCTGCTGAACCGTTAG